A segment of the Streptomyces sp. ITFR-21 genome:
GCCCTGACCAGTGCCTGGGCACGGGGATCGGCGGTCACGTTCTGCTGGAGGCCGTTGGTGACGTAACCGAAGCCTATGCCGTGCGCCGGGTCGGCGAAGGCCAGCGAACCGCCGCGCCCCGGATGTCCGAACGCGCCCGAGCCCAGCAGCGGTGATGCCGGCCCGTGCAGCATGTACCCGAGCCCGAACCGGGTGTTGATCACCAGCACCTGGTCCGGCCCCTCGGACTCCACCGTGCGGGCCGCGGTGAGCGTGGCCGGCACGAACAGCCGCCGCCCGCCCTCCACCTCACCGATCAGGGCGGCGTAGAACCGGGCCAGTGATCGTGCGTCGGCGATCGTGTTCGAGGCCGCCAGCTCCCCGGCGCGGTACGCCGGATCGTTCTCGTCGGGCAGCGGGGTGATCGCGGCGAAGGCACGGCGGGTGAGCGACTCGGGATCGGCGTACGCGTCCTGCACGGCCCTCTTGGGCCGGGCCCGCAGGCTGCCCGACGCGGTCGGTGGCGGCGCGGCTGTCTCCCCGATCCGGCCCACCCGGCGCGTCTGTTCCGGTGGCAGCCCGACCCACAGATCGAGACCGAGCGGCCGGGCGATCTCCTCCGCCACGAAGCGGCCGATAGTCCGCCCCGAGGCCCGCAGCACCAGCTCGCCGAGCAGCCAGCTGTACGTCTGCGCGTGATACCCGTGGGCGACCCCCGCGGGGAAGAGCGGTGCCTGCGCGGCGACCGCCCGGGGCCCGGACACCCCGTCCAGCGCCTGTTCGGGGGTGAGCGGAGTGTCCAGTGCCGGCACACCCGCCCGGTGCGCCAGCAGCTGCCGTACCGTCACCCGTTCTTTGCCGCGGGCCTTGAACTCGGTCCAGTACGCCCCCACCGGGGCGTCCAGGTCCAGTTGGCCCCGCTGGTGCAGCAGCAGCAGGCAGGCCGCCGCCACGCCTTTGCCCGCCGATCTGACCGTATGGACGGATTCCTCGGTCCACGCGGTCCCGGCGTCCCCGTCGCCGGTGTCCCGGTCGCCCGCGGGCCCGTCGAAGTCGGCCGTTCCCGCCCACAGGTCGACCACCTTCCGCCCGTGCCGGTAGAGCGCGACCGCGGCCCCCCGGTCGCCCCGGCGGGCGAAGTTGTCCGCGAAGGCGGCCCGGACCGCCTCCCAGCCGTCCTCCGCCGTCCCGTGGACGGCAACGCCGACGCCGACGCCGACGCTGGCCCCGGCGCCGACGTCCGCGCCCGCGTCCTCGTAGTCGTCCATCAGTAGTGCCTCCTGCCGTACGTGCCTTCCCCCACCATGGTGCCCGACGGTTCCGGCGGCCACCGCCCGCCCCGTATCCCTTCCGGACCGGTCGCGGCAGGCGATGGACTCGACGGCCTCCCGGCGAATCATGGTGGAGTGTCTGTCACGTGTTACACGCTTCGGGAGCCGAAGTGGTGACAGGCCGGGTGCCGCTACTTTTTTCCGGCGCCCGGTCCCGTGGGCACGAGCCGCCCGAACGGCGGGCCCTCGGACGGCGGGAAACGCCTGCGGGCCCGTAGCGGGGCCGCATACCCGGTCGTCGTGACCCGGGTGCGGCCCCGAAACGGGCCCGGTGGGGGGATCCGCTGCCGGCACGCGCCGCCCGACTGCTGCGGCGCGTGCGAGGTGCTACGACAGCGGCGGGTATGCGTTCTGGATCAGCTGGTGGAACTGCGCGGAGAACCAGTCACCCGCGAGGGGCGAATCCGCCAGCGCCCCGGACGGGCTGTTGCCGTTGCGTGCGTTGCCGGTGTACGTCGGGTCGCACATCCGGTCGAAGCCCTTGCCCTGGTCGTTTGCGATCGCGGTGCTCGAACCGTCCGACTCGCCGGGCGGCTTCACCCACACGTAAGCGTCGATTCCCGGCTGCGGCGCGGCCGTCGGCCGCTCACCCAGACCGGCGCCGGACTGGTTGCACCAGTTGCCCGCGTGGATGCGCTTGTCGATCCGACCTCCGTTGACGTACGTGTCCACGTCCGTCGTGGCGCCCGGACCGGTGGGACGCGCGGTGCCGCCCCAGCCGTTGCGCGAGGTGTCGATCAGCATGCCGATGCTCGAGTTGAAGCCGATGGAGACCAACTCAGTGCGCAGACCCTGCGCAAACGTCAGCTCATCGACGTAGTTGTTCCAGTCGACCCACTTGGACTGCCGGACCGTGGTGCCGTTGACGCTGTCGGTGACCTTGAAGTACGGCTCGGTCAGGGCGCTGTAGTTCGCCGTGTTGGTGATGAACCCCTGCACGTCGTTGACCGTCGCGCCGCTGCTCGTCGCGGCCTTAAGGAACTCCTGGGCGGCGGGGACGAAGTTGGAGTCCCAGCCGAGCCACGCGTGGTGGGCGGCGTCGATGTAGTTGTACGTGTTCGACAGCGCGCCCAGCTTGTTCAGCGCGTAGCCGACGCCCTTCTCGTAGTTGCCGTTCGCCTTCATCACCGCGCAGGCGTCCGTGGAACCGGCCGTGCCGCCGGCGTTGGTGGTGATGTTCGGCAGCGAGTCCGGCTCGATGATGTTGACGATCCGCAGGGCCGCGTACTTCGGGTCCGACATGATCGACGCGATCGGGTCGATGTACTCGGTCTCGTACCGGGCGAGTTCCGTCGGGCCCAACTCACCGTTGGAGGCGAGTGCGGCGCAGTCACGGCCGGGCAGGTCGTAGATGACGAACTCGACGGTGAGCGGCGCGCCGGCCGCCTGCTGGACCGCGGCGTCGAGATGCGCCTTGAGGCCCATGCCGCCGTTCACACCCTGGATCGCGGCGATCCGGTCCAGCCACACGGCGGTCGACTGGTCGGCGATCGCCTGACCGCCGTCGCCCGAGGCCTTGGCGGACCACTCGGGGTTGACGTAACCCTTAGCACCCGCATACGGGTTGTCCAGGCGCTGACCGGACGGGGGCGTGGTGGGAGGAGTCGTGGGCGGCGTCGTCGGCGGGGTGGTCGTCGGGGTGGTCGGCGGCGTCGTGGTCGGGGGCGTGGTGGTCGGGGGTGTGGTGGGGGGAGTCGTCGGCGGCGTGGTATCGGTGCCGGTACCCGTGCCGCAGGTGACGCCGTTCAGGGTGAAGGACGTGGGCGAGACGTTCGTGCCGCTGTACGTGCCGTTGAACCCGAAGTTGGTCGAACCGCCGGTCGCCAGCGCGCCGTTGTACGACAGGTTGGCCACGGTAACCGCCTGGCCGCTCTGGCTGATCTGGGCGTTCCAGCCCTGGGTGACCTGCTGGTTCCCGGCGAAGGACCATCCGAGGTTCCAACTCGTCAGCGGGCTGCCGGTGTTCGTGACCGTCACCGAGGCGGTGAAGCCCACGTTCCACTCGGTCTGCACGGTGTACTGCACGGAGCAGCCGGCGGTGGCCGCCGAGGCGGACGTGGTGCTCACCGCGGCCACCACACCGCCGGAGGCGACCACGAGCGCCCCTGCGGCCAGTACGGCGGTTCTGCGTCGGACTGTTGCAACTGCCATGTGCGAACAACCTCCATTAGGGGGGATGGACCGCGCCGTTTGCGGCCGACGGGGTCTTGGGAGGTGATGCGATGATTCATGGATGGGTTACACACTCTTAATGTGGGAGCGCTCCCATAGTGGGCAGGCCCCTACTTCCTGTCAATGCTTGAAACACAACAACCCCCAAGGACTGCTGCTGACCGCACCCGTTGAACCCACCCCGGAACCTTGCGGCGCCCTGGACCGGGCGACCCGCAGGGGCACGGAAGGCGTGTCATGCTCCAGCGGCGCGAACGGCGGTGGCGGACACCGGCCGGTTGCGGGCGGGGCTGCACGGGCAACCTACAGCGGCGCAGCTGACGACGGGTCCGCGGGACGGCGCACCCCGGTCCGGGGGCGGGCGTTCCGTCACCCGCTCCCAACCGGACCGGAGCGAGCCCTCACGCGGTCGCGAGCGCCGCGGACCGTCCTGCCGTGCGCCCCGAGAACAGGCAGCCGCCCAGGAACGTGCCCTCCAGCGAGCGATACCCGTGCATCCCGCCGCCACCGAAACCGGCCGCCTCACCCGCCGCGTACAGTCCCGGCAGCGGCTCGCCGCGTGACTCGCCCTCGCCGGGGACGAGCACCCGGCCGTCGAGGTCGGTCTCCAGACCGCCGAGCGACTTGCGGGTCAGGATGTTGAGCCGGACCGCGATCAGCGGGCCCGCCTTCGGGTCGAGCAGGCGGTGCGGGGCGGCCGTACGTATCAGCTTGTCGCCGAGGTAGTTGCGGGCGCCGCGGATCGCGGTGATCTGGAGATCCTTGGTGTAGGTGTTGGCCACCTCCCGGTCACGCGCCTCGATCTCGTGCCGCAGACCCGCCTCGTCCAGGAGCCCTTCGCCGGTCAACGCGTTCATCCCCTCGACCAGCGCGCCCAGTTCGCTTTCGACCACGAAGTCGACACCGTGCCGCTTGAACGCCTCGACCGGACCGGGCGCCCCCGGCAGCGCACGCCTGAGCACGTCGCGCACGCTCTTCCCGGTCAGGTCCGGGTTCTGCTCGGAGCCCGACAGGGCGAACTCCTTCTCGATGATCTTCTGGGTGAGGACGAACCACGTGTACTCGTAACCCGAGCGCATGATGTGTTCGAGGGTGCCGAGCGTGTCGAAACCGGGAAAGTACGGCACCGGCAGCCGCTTGCCCGTCGCGTCCAGCCACAGGGAGGAGGGGCCGGGCAGGATGCGGATCCCGTGGCGGGCCCAGACCGGGTCCCAGTTCTCGATGCCTTCGGTGTAGTGCCACATCCGGTCTCCGTTGATGCCGGACGCGCCGGCCGACCCGGCGACGCCGAGCATGAGGCCGTCCACGTGCGCGGGAACGCCGGACAGCAGCTTCTTCGGCGGCGTGCCCAGGCGCTCGGGCCAGGCGGCGCGGACCAGTTCGTGGTTGCCGCCGATGCCTCCGCTGGCGATGATCACGGCCTGTGCGCCGAACCTGAACTCGCCCGCCTTCTCGCGTGAGCTGGCCTGCCCCCGTCCGACGCCGCTGGGCACCAGCACCTCACCGGTGACCCCGTCGATCGCACCGGCGGTCTTCGTCAGCCCCGTCACCCGGTGGCGGAACCGCAGTTCGACCCGCCCCTGCGCGACCGCCTCCCGCACCCGCCGGACGAACGGCGCGACCACGCCCGGCCCGGTCCCCCAGGTGATGTGGAAGCGCGGCACGCTGTTGCCGGGACCGGTCGCCAGGAACCCGCCGCGCTCCGCCCAGCCGACCACGGGGAAGAACCTCACGTCGCGCTCGCGCAGCCAGGCCCGCTTCTCGCCCGCCGCGAAGTGCACATACGCCTCCGCCCACCGGCGCGGCCAGTGGTCCTCTGGGCGGTCGAAGCCGGCGGTGCCCAGCCAGTCCTGCATCGCCAGGTCCGCGCTGTCCTTGATCCGCATCCGCCGCTGCTCGGGCGAGTCGACCAGGAACAGGCCGCCGAACGACCAGTGGGCCTGCCCGCCGAGGGAGACCTCCGGCTCCTGGTCGACCAGGATCACCTTCCTGCCCGCCTCGGCCAGCTCGGCGGTGGCGACCAGGCCGGCCAGACCCGCGCCCACCACCACGACATCCGCGTCCAGCGCTGCCATCGCCCGCCCCTTCCCGGTCCGGCGTACCCGTCGGTAGCACGTTACGCGAACCGGCCCCCGCCGGGCAGCGGCCGGGATCCGGGCCTGTGGACAACCCAGCCCTGTGGATAACTTTCGGCAAGATCCACACGGCAGGCCCTACGCTTTACGTCATGTCCGCCACCACACCTCGCGTCCGTTTCGCCCCCTCACCGACCGGCATGTTCCACGTCGGCGGTGCCCGTTCCGCGCTCTACAACTGGGCGGTGGCCCGGCAGTCCGGGGGCACCTTCGTGCTGCGCATCGAGGACACCGACGCGGCCCGCAACAAACCGGAGTGGATCGACGGCATCATCAGCGCCCTCGCCGCCATCGGCATCTCCGCCGCCGACCCGCACTTCGAAGGCCCCTACTTCCAGTCCGCCAACGCCGCCCGGCACCGCGAGGCATCCCTCTCCCTCCATCAGGCCGGGCTCGCGTACTACTGCGACTGCACCCGCGAGACGCTGGCCCTGCGAACGGGCTCCCAGCACCTCGGCTACGACGGCTTCTGCCGCGACCGCGACCTGCCGTACGAGCCCGGCCGCGCGCTGCGATTCCGTACTCCCGACGAGGGCGAGACGGTCGTGGTGGACCTCGTCCGCGGCGAGCCGTCCTTCCCCAACAGCGCGATCGAGGACTTCGTGATCGCCCGCGGCGACGGCTCCCCCGTCTTCCTGCTGGCCAACGTCGTCGACGACCTGGACGAGGGCGTCACCGAGGTCATCCGGGGCGAGGAGCACCTGTCCAACACCCCCAAGCAGCAACTGCTCTGGCAGGCCCTCGGCGCCGTGCCCCCGGTGTGGGCCCATCTGCCGGTCATCGTCAACGAGAAGCGCCAGAAGCTGTCCAAGCGGCGCGACAAGGTCGCCCTGGAGGACTATCTCGCCGAGGGCTACCTCCCCGAGGCCATGGTCAACTACCTGATGCTGCTCGGCTGGGGACCCGGCGGAGACCGCGAGATCCTGCCCTACGAGGAGCTGGAACGGCTCTTCCGCGTCGAGGACGTCAACGGCTCCTCGGCGTTCTTCGACGTCAAGAAGCTGACCGCCTTCAACGGCGAGTACATCCGGGCGCTGTCGCCGGACGCCTTCGTCTCCGCCTGCGCTCCGTGGCTATCCGCCCCGCACGCGCCGTGGCCGCCGGCGTCGTACGATACGGCGGTCTTCGCGTCGGTAGCGCCGCTGGCGCAGACACGGATCGCCGTCCTCTCCGAGATCACCTCCTATGTCGACTTCCTCTTCCTGGACGAGCCGGTCCACGACGAGGCGTCCTGGGCGAAGGCGATGAAGGAGGGCGCGCTGAGGCTGCTCCGCGAGACGGCCGCGGTCTTCACGGCGGTGCCGCAGTGGGTTCCGGAGCCGTTGAAGGAGGCGCTGGAGTCGGTGGCCGCCTCCCACGGTCTCAAGCTGGGCAAGGCGCAGGCACCGGTCCGGGTCGCGGTGACGGGCCGCACCGTCGGGCTGCCGCTCTTCGAGTCCTTGGCAGCGCTCGGGCGGGAAAGGACGCTGGCGCGGCTGACCGCGGCCGAGTCGCTCCTGGAGGGCGGGGCGGGGTGAGAGACGGCAGACGTACCGGCGGCGCGGTCGCGGCCCCGGTCGTACCACGGTTTCGCTGAGTCACAGGTGCGGGAACCGGCGCCGGTGAAGGCGTACCCGGGACCCCGCACCCGGAAGACCGCGCACCGTACGCGGGCTGCCGCCGGCCGCCCCGGCCGGGGGCACGGGCGACTGAACGGCGCGCCGCGGGGGCGCGTCCACCGGGGATAAGTTGCCGGCCGGCCGGGCCCCCCGAACCATGGGAGAGGTGAGCGATGCCGCGTACCTCCGGTTCCCGCACCTGCACGGCGACCTGCTCTGCTTCGCCGCGGAGGACGACATCTGGGTGGCCCCGCTCGGGCCGCCCGACGGATCGCCCGGTCGCGCCTGGCGGGTGACGGCGGACCGGACCAGGGTGGGGGCGCCGCGCTTCTCACCCGACGGTACGACCATCGCCTTCACCACCTGGCGCAGCCTCGACCCCGAGGTGTACCTCGTCCCGGTGGACGGCGGCACCCCGCGCCGCCTCACCTACTGGGGCAGCTCCGACACCCGGGTGTGCTCCTGGTCGCCGGACGGCCATGTGCTGGCTGTGTCGTCGCACGGCCAGCCGTTCGCCTATCACACCTGGGCACACAGCGTCACCACCGCGACGGAGTGCGGACCGGGCGGCCCGCTCCCGTGGGGGCCGGTCTCGGACATCGCCGTTTACGACTGCGCCGACGGCGAACGCCGCACCCTCCTCCTGACCGGCACCCCGCCGCACGAACCGCACGCCTGGAAGCGCTACCGCGGCGGGGCCACCGGCCGCCTGTGGCTGCACGGCCGGCGTCTGGTCCCGGACCTCCCCGGCCATCTCGCGACCCCCATGTTCGTCGCCGGCCGCATCGCCTTCCTGTCCGACCACGAGGGCGTCGGCAACCTCTACTCCTGCCGCCACGACGGTACGGACCTGCGCCGCCACACCGACCATGCCGACTTCTACGCCCGCAACGCCTCCACCGACGGGCAGCGGGTCGTCTACCAGTGCGCGGGCGAACTCTGGCTGGTCGAGGACCTGACCGCGGCCGACGCCCGCCCGCGTCGGCTGCCCCTGCGGCTCGGCGGCCCCCGCAGCGGACGCCGCCCCTACCAGGTGCCGGCCGCGGCCAACCTCGACGGCCTGGCGATCGACCGCACCGGCCGGGCGAGCGCGGTGTGCGTCCGCGGCAGCCTGTACTGGCTCACCCACCGCGACGGCCCCGCCCGTACCCTCTCCGACGTCCCCGGCTCCCGGGTGCGGCTCCCGGAGATGCTGGGCGACACGGGCCTTGTCGCCTATGTCACCGACGCCGAGGGCGAGGACGGCATCGAACTGGCGCGGCTGCCCGGCCGCGCGTCACGCGCACCGGCCCGCGAACCGTCCGCCTCCGATGAGTGGGCGACCGGTCCGGCGGCGACGGCGAGCGCCGGTGCGGCCGCGACGACCGCGGGCGGCCGGGCCCGTACCGGCTCCACCCGGTGGGGCGGCCGGTCCGCGGACGGCGACGGTCCCGACGACGGAGCGCCGGTCGACTTTCCCGCCGCCGTCTCCGGGTACGTCGCCGACAGCGGGCTCCCCGTCGGCGGCGACACGCCAGCCCGCCTCGCCGTCGGACGGCTGGGCCGCGTGCTGGAACTGGTCTCCTCCCCCGACGGCGGCACCCTCGCGGTCGCCACCCACGACGGCCGTCTGCTGCTCGTCGCCACCGGCGAGGGTGAATCCGAGGAGGGATCGTCATACGACGGCTCGTCGTACGGGATGACGTCGGAAGAGACGGACGGCACACCCGGCGGCGGCACCGGCGGCGGGATCACCCGTACGGGGTCCGACCCGCACACGATCCGATCATCGCCGGGCACGGTCGTCGAACTGATCCGCTCCACCAACGGCCCGGTACGCGACCTCGCCTTCTCCCCGGACTCCGCCTGGCTCACCTGGTCGCACCCGGGTATCGGCCGCTCCCTGCGCTCCATCAAGATCACCCGACTGGCCGACCGTACGATCATCGGCGTCACCAACGGCCGCTTTGAGGATGAACAGCCTGTCTTCACCCGCGACGGCCGCTACCTGGCGTTCCTCTCCTGGCGCGGCTTCGACCCGGTGTACGACGTTCATACCGGCGACCTTTCCTTCCCCCTGGGCTGCCGCCCCTACCTCGTACCGCTCAACTCCGCCACCCCTTCGCCCTTCGCGCTGAGCGTCGAGGGCAGTCCCGTCGTCGGCGGCCTCGACCCGGTCGAGAACACCGGCGACGGCCCGGTGGTCGTCGAGACCGAGGGGCTGCCCGACCGGGTCACGCCCTTCCCCGTCTCCGCGTCCAAGTACTCCGCTCTGGAGCCCGTCGAGGGCGGCCTGGTCTGGCTGCGCTGGCCCATCTCCGGCGCTCTCGGCGAGACCTTCGTCAACCCGACCGACCCCTCCTCGCGGCCCACCCTTGAGTTCTTCAGCCTCGGCAAGTGCAAGCGCACCGAACTCGTCCGCCACATGGACTGGTACGCGGTCAGCGGCGACGGACTGCGCCTGGCCGTCTTCGACGAGGGTGAGCTCGCCGTGCTGCCCGCCACCGAACGCGGCGACGACGACTCCACCGTCTTTGTCGACATGCGCCGTATCCTGCACGAGGTCGAACCCACCGCCGAGTGGCGCCAGTCGTACGCGGAGGCCGGCCGCCTGATCCGCGACTACTTCTGGGCGCCCGACATGTGCGGTGTGGACTGGCCCGCGATCCTCGACCAGTACCGGCCGCTGGTCGAACACGTCTCCACCCCCGACGAGTTCGCCGACCTGCTGCGTGAGGTGCTGGGCGAACTCGGCACCTCGCACGCCTATGTACAGCCCGCCCGCCGCAACGAGGGGCCGCCGCACTACCAGCGCCCCATCGGCCTGCTCGGCGCCGACTTCCAGCACAACAAGAACGGCACCTGGACGGTCGCCCGCATCCTGCCGGGTGAGTCCTCCGACTCCAAGGCCCGTTCACCGCTCGCCGGCACGGGCATCCGCGAGGGCGCGGTCCTCACCCACGTCGACGGCCGGCCGGTCGACGCGCACGCGGGCCCGTACCCGTTGCTGGCCGGCGCGGGCGGTACGACCGTTGAGCTGACCTTCACCCCCGCGGGTGGCCGCGGCGCGCCCC
Coding sequences within it:
- a CDS encoding S41 family peptidase, which encodes MGEVSDAAYLRFPHLHGDLLCFAAEDDIWVAPLGPPDGSPGRAWRVTADRTRVGAPRFSPDGTTIAFTTWRSLDPEVYLVPVDGGTPRRLTYWGSSDTRVCSWSPDGHVLAVSSHGQPFAYHTWAHSVTTATECGPGGPLPWGPVSDIAVYDCADGERRTLLLTGTPPHEPHAWKRYRGGATGRLWLHGRRLVPDLPGHLATPMFVAGRIAFLSDHEGVGNLYSCRHDGTDLRRHTDHADFYARNASTDGQRVVYQCAGELWLVEDLTAADARPRRLPLRLGGPRSGRRPYQVPAAANLDGLAIDRTGRASAVCVRGSLYWLTHRDGPARTLSDVPGSRVRLPEMLGDTGLVAYVTDAEGEDGIELARLPGRASRAPAREPSASDEWATGPAATASAGAAATTAGGRARTGSTRWGGRSADGDGPDDGAPVDFPAAVSGYVADSGLPVGGDTPARLAVGRLGRVLELVSSPDGGTLAVATHDGRLLLVATGEGESEEGSSYDGSSYGMTSEETDGTPGGGTGGGITRTGSDPHTIRSSPGTVVELIRSTNGPVRDLAFSPDSAWLTWSHPGIGRSLRSIKITRLADRTIIGVTNGRFEDEQPVFTRDGRYLAFLSWRGFDPVYDVHTGDLSFPLGCRPYLVPLNSATPSPFALSVEGSPVVGGLDPVENTGDGPVVVETEGLPDRVTPFPVSASKYSALEPVEGGLVWLRWPISGALGETFVNPTDPSSRPTLEFFSLGKCKRTELVRHMDWYAVSGDGLRLAVFDEGELAVLPATERGDDDSTVFVDMRRILHEVEPTAEWRQSYAEAGRLIRDYFWAPDMCGVDWPAILDQYRPLVEHVSTPDEFADLLREVLGELGTSHAYVQPARRNEGPPHYQRPIGLLGADFQHNKNGTWTVARILPGESSDSKARSPLAGTGIREGAVLTHVDGRPVDAHAGPYPLLAGAGGTTVELTFTPAGGRGAPRRVAVVPLVDERPLRYQHWVARRRSVVRHLSGGRCGYLHIPDLGGSGWAQFNRDLRKEVAYDALLVDVRGNAGGNISELVIEKLTRKVLGWDLTRNAQPVSYTSGAPRGPIVAIADEATSSDGDMITAAFQLLGLGPVVGLRTWGGVVGMTGRHRLGDNTVITVPMNAAWFDAYGWSVENHGVAPDIECLRTPLDWAEGRHGQLDVAVDTALSLLAEQAAAVPPDLSDRPDRARPRLPPRHR
- a CDS encoding glycoside hydrolase family 6 protein; the protein is MAVATVRRRTAVLAAGALVVASGGVVAAVSTTSASAATAGCSVQYTVQTEWNVGFTASVTVTNTGSPLTSWNLGWSFAGNQQVTQGWNAQISQSGQAVTVANLSYNGALATGGSTNFGFNGTYSGTNVSPTSFTLNGVTCGTGTGTDTTPPTTPPTTPPTTTPPTTTPPTTPTTTPPTTPPTTPPTTPPSGQRLDNPYAGAKGYVNPEWSAKASGDGGQAIADQSTAVWLDRIAAIQGVNGGMGLKAHLDAAVQQAAGAPLTVEFVIYDLPGRDCAALASNGELGPTELARYETEYIDPIASIMSDPKYAALRIVNIIEPDSLPNITTNAGGTAGSTDACAVMKANGNYEKGVGYALNKLGALSNTYNYIDAAHHAWLGWDSNFVPAAQEFLKAATSSGATVNDVQGFITNTANYSALTEPYFKVTDSVNGTTVRQSKWVDWNNYVDELTFAQGLRTELVSIGFNSSIGMLIDTSRNGWGGTARPTGPGATTDVDTYVNGGRIDKRIHAGNWCNQSGAGLGERPTAAPQPGIDAYVWVKPPGESDGSSTAIANDQGKGFDRMCDPTYTGNARNGNSPSGALADSPLAGDWFSAQFHQLIQNAYPPLS
- the gltX gene encoding glutamate--tRNA ligase, which codes for MFHVGGARSALYNWAVARQSGGTFVLRIEDTDAARNKPEWIDGIISALAAIGISAADPHFEGPYFQSANAARHREASLSLHQAGLAYYCDCTRETLALRTGSQHLGYDGFCRDRDLPYEPGRALRFRTPDEGETVVVDLVRGEPSFPNSAIEDFVIARGDGSPVFLLANVVDDLDEGVTEVIRGEEHLSNTPKQQLLWQALGAVPPVWAHLPVIVNEKRQKLSKRRDKVALEDYLAEGYLPEAMVNYLMLLGWGPGGDREILPYEELERLFRVEDVNGSSAFFDVKKLTAFNGEYIRALSPDAFVSACAPWLSAPHAPWPPASYDTAVFASVAPLAQTRIAVLSEITSYVDFLFLDEPVHDEASWAKAMKEGALRLLRETAAVFTAVPQWVPEPLKEALESVAASHGLKLGKAQAPVRVAVTGRTVGLPLFESLAALGRERTLARLTAAESLLEGGAG
- a CDS encoding FAD-binding dehydrogenase; amino-acid sequence: MAALDADVVVVGAGLAGLVATAELAEAGRKVILVDQEPEVSLGGQAHWSFGGLFLVDSPEQRRMRIKDSADLAMQDWLGTAGFDRPEDHWPRRWAEAYVHFAAGEKRAWLRERDVRFFPVVGWAERGGFLATGPGNSVPRFHITWGTGPGVVAPFVRRVREAVAQGRVELRFRHRVTGLTKTAGAIDGVTGEVLVPSGVGRGQASSREKAGEFRFGAQAVIIASGGIGGNHELVRAAWPERLGTPPKKLLSGVPAHVDGLMLGVAGSAGASGINGDRMWHYTEGIENWDPVWARHGIRILPGPSSLWLDATGKRLPVPYFPGFDTLGTLEHIMRSGYEYTWFVLTQKIIEKEFALSGSEQNPDLTGKSVRDVLRRALPGAPGPVEAFKRHGVDFVVESELGALVEGMNALTGEGLLDEAGLRHEIEARDREVANTYTKDLQITAIRGARNYLGDKLIRTAAPHRLLDPKAGPLIAVRLNILTRKSLGGLETDLDGRVLVPGEGESRGEPLPGLYAAGEAAGFGGGGMHGYRSLEGTFLGGCLFSGRTAGRSAALATA
- a CDS encoding serine hydrolase domain-containing protein → MDDYEDAGADVGAGASVGVGVGVAVHGTAEDGWEAVRAAFADNFARRGDRGAAVALYRHGRKVVDLWAGTADFDGPAGDRDTGDGDAGTAWTEESVHTVRSAGKGVAAACLLLLHQRGQLDLDAPVGAYWTEFKARGKERVTVRQLLAHRAGVPALDTPLTPEQALDGVSGPRAVAAQAPLFPAGVAHGYHAQTYSWLLGELVLRASGRTIGRFVAEEIARPLGLDLWVGLPPEQTRRVGRIGETAAPPPTASGSLRARPKRAVQDAYADPESLTRRAFAAITPLPDENDPAYRAGELAASNTIADARSLARFYAALIGEVEGGRRLFVPATLTAARTVESEGPDQVLVINTRFGLGYMLHGPASPLLGSGAFGHPGRGGSLAFADPAHGIGFGYVTNGLQQNVTADPRAQALVRAVRQSIG